GCGATGCCGGAGCCGACATGGGTGACGCTGGTGGCGATGGCGGAGGATTCTTTGATGGTTTCTTCGGTGGCGACGGCGGAGATGGCGGCGGATTCGATTTCGACTTCTAACCCGAACAGCTAAATAAATACAAGTGGGCGGTGAGTCATTCTGTATAAGAAAGACTCACCGCCCACTTGCTGCTTTAACTATTCGTTTGGAACTACTGGCGCAATTCCCGTGCGCTCGTAATCTGCAAGAATGTCAATGCGACGCTGGTGGCGTTCCGCGTTGCTCCATTCTTGCTCGAGGAAAGCATCAACAATTTCGAGTGCTTCTTCAGTGGAATGCATACGTCCACCGATACCAATGAGGTTTGCATTGTTGTGTTCACGGGCAAGACGTGCGGTTTCAACGGACCAAGCAAGTGCACAGCGGGCACCCTTGACCTTGTTTGCCGCAATTTGCTCACCGTTTCCGGAGCCACCCAATACGATGCCAAGTGATCCGGGGTCGTTTACTGTACGGCTTGCTGCTTCAATGCAGAAAGCTGGGTAGTCATCTTCAGCATCATAGGTGTGGGCTCCGCAGTCGATCACCTCATGGCCATGGGCCTTAAGGTGTTCTGCGATTGCATTTTTAGTTTCGAAACCAGCGTGGTCTGCTCCAAGGTATACGCGCATGATGGTTAGTTTACTGTAGGTATTTTCCATCAGGCGTATACCCGAGCTTTTCCCCAATTCAGGGGGAAGCGCTCACGGAAGCAATTCCTGTATTACCGCCTAGTTAAACTCAGGACTTTCTGTGCGAGACCGCTTGATTTCAAAGAAGTGGGGGTAGCTTGCCAACTTGAAGGAGGCGTCGAAAAGCTCTCCTGCTTCCTCGCCGCGTGGGATGCGGGTGAGTACTGGGCCGAAGAATGCGGTGTCGCCGAGCTTGACCACTGGGGTGCCAACCTCATCGCCTACTTCATCCATTGCAGTCTGGTGGAAGGCACGAAGTGCGTCATCCCACTTAGTGGAGTCTGCTACTTCAAGAAGTGGAGCATCAAGTCCAACTTCTTCTAATGCCTCAGCGATGATCTCGTTGTATGAACCATCCGTGGCGCCACGGCCATCATTGTGGATACGGGTACCCATCGCGGTGTAAAGATCGCCCAACTTATCAGCGTGATCGGTCGCAACAGCTGCGAATACACGCGCTGGTCCCCACGCAGACTTCATGCGCTCCAGGTAGTCCGCTGGAAGATCGCGTCCATCATTGAGTACGGAAAGGCTCATTGGAACCCACTGG
Above is a genomic segment from Corynebacterium suranareeae containing:
- a CDS encoding ribose-5-phosphate isomerase, whose amino-acid sequence is MRVYLGADHAGFETKNAIAEHLKAHGHEVIDCGAHTYDAEDDYPAFCIEAASRTVNDPGSLGIVLGGSGNGEQIAANKVKGARCALAWSVETARLAREHNNANLIGIGGRMHSTEEALEIVDAFLEQEWSNAERHQRRIDILADYERTGIAPVVPNE
- a CDS encoding mycothiol-dependent nitroreductase Rv2466c family protein, which translates into the protein MADKVTFWFDTTCPFCWITSRWIKEVEKVRDIEVQWVPMSLSVLNDGRDLPADYLERMKSAWGPARVFAAVATDHADKLGDLYTAMGTRIHNDGRGATDGSYNEIIAEALEEVGLDAPLLEVADSTKWDDALRAFHQTAMDEVGDEVGTPVVKLGDTAFFGPVLTRIPRGEEAGELFDASFKLASYPHFFEIKRSRTESPEFN